From Xanthomonas citri pv. mangiferaeindicae:
CCGCCTCGCGTACCGGGTGCGATTTGCGCTCGACCACCGCCACCGACAACGTGGGCTCGCGGTCGCGCAGTTGCAGCGCGAGGGTCAGACCGGCGAGCCCGCCCCCCAGGATGAGGACATCGACCGGGGCGTTGGCTGTATCGGAAGCGGGAGGCGTGGGCATCGTGCGGACCGTCCTGGGTGCGTCGGGGGAAGGCATCGGAACCGGAAGCGGGAGCAGCGTAACGCAGGCGGCGCGCGATGGCTCAGCCGGCCTGCGGTGAGCCGGGTGCCGGCGCAGACCCGGTGTCGGGGGTGAGTGCACCGGGATCGAAAATCACCGGCGGGTGCCGGCGCTTGCGTCGGTAGACATCGATGAGATGGCCATGCGCCAGCACCTGGCCGACGACGTGCGAGGTGATCTGATAGAGGTCGTGGAACAGCCGGAAATGGCTCTTACGGAACTGCTCGTCGGAATCGACGCTGTGATAGCGGGTCTCGACCGGCACCGACACCACGCCGCAGCCCAGCTGGCGTGCGGCCGAAATCAGGATCTGGGCTTCGAACACGAACCCTTCGCCAGGCACATCCTGCAGGGCCAGCACGTTGGCCGGATACAGCCGCTGCCCGCTCTGGCTGTCGACCAGGCGATAGCCGCAGCCCCAGGCGATCCCCCAATCACCGAAGTCGTTGCCTAGGCGCCGATACCACGGTTGTGTACTGCGCTTACGCAGCCGCGCGCCGTTGACGATGCAGTTGGGGTGATGATTGGCGGCCTCGATCAGACGGGGGATGTCGCTGGCGCGATGCTGGCCGTCGCCATCCATCGTCACCACCGCTGCGAAGCCGCGGCGCCGGGCTTCCGCAAAGCCTGCGCGCAATGCCGCGCCCTTGCCCATCCGGGACGCGTGGCGCAGCAGCGTCACCGGCAGCGCAGCGACGATGTCCGGCGTGGCGTCCTCGGAGCCGTCGTCAACGACGATCACATGATCGCAATGCGCCAGCGCGCCACTGACGACCTCGGCGATCCGCAGCGCTTCGTTGAGCGCGGGCACGACCACCGCGACATTGCCGCGATGCAGAGGGAGCGCGGTCATCGCAGGATCTCCAGCGCCAGCTCACGGTGCGGGCCCGCACGCAGGACCGCGCGGTCGCTGCCGGTGGCCAGGGCATCGAACAAGGGCAGCATCTGCGCCGCCATCGCATTGCGCGGTGCGCGCGCCGACAGCGGCCCCGGTGCGGCGCTGGCATCGCCATCGCGCAGCGTCGCCGACAGCCGCGGGCCATCGCCCTCGCGCGTAAGCACCAGCGCGCCGCCGAGCAGGCCTTCGCTGGGCGACATCGTCGACAGCAGGCCGGCGGCCGTGCCGTCGTAGGCCACCAGCAGCACTGCCTCGCTGCCAGCCGCAAGCTGCAGCATGGCTTCCACCAGTCCCTGCGCAAACGTGGCGTCGTAGGCGCTGATCGCGGTCGCGGCCTCGGTGCATCCGGCGCCGATCGTCCAGTAGCCGGCCGCCGCGTTGTGCACCGAGTTGTGGAACTTGGTCGGCGAGATCGCGGTCGGGTCCTGAGCGAGCGTTTCGCACATGTAGTCGGTGATCGCCAGCTCGCCGTGGGTGGAGGCGAAGACCGAGGGCAGCGACGCCGGGTCACGGCCGGCGGCCTGGCAGGCCGCGAGCGCCACCTCCAGTGCGACCGCGACCGAACCGGGCGCACGCCGACGTTCGTTGGGTGCGAGCAACTGCGGCGATGGCCGGGCGGGCGCGGCGTCGGGCAGGGCGCCGGTGGCGGCGAAGGCCTGCGCGGAGGACCAGCTGGGCAGACCGTCGTTCCAGAAGCCGATCCCGGCGATGGTGGCAGTCAGCGCGCTCATGCCGCCGCCTTGCCGAACAGCAGTGCGCAGTTGTTGCCGCCGAAGCCGAACGAATTGTTCATGGCGTAGTCGATCGTGCGCTGGGCATTGTCGAACCGGATCTGCGGCCCGCATGCCGGGTCGCGCACCTGCGATTCGAGGATGCCCGGCAGCAGACCGTGCTCGAGCGCGGTCAGTGCGAACACCGATTCGACGATGCCGGCCGCGCCAAGCGTGTGGCCGGTCCAACTCTTGGTGGAACTGGCGTGCAGCGTGGCGGGAAACAGGGTGTCGACCGCTCGCGCTTCGACCGCATCGTTGGCCGGGGTCGAGGTGCCATGCAGGTTGAGATAGTCGACCTGGCTGGCATCGATACCGCCACGGGCCAGCGCGCCTTGCATCGCCAGGATCGCGCCCAGGCCTTCGGGATGCGGGGTGGACATATGGTGCGCGTCGCTCGATTCGCCGTAGCCGCGCAGTTGCAGGCCGTCGTCGCCGCGTGCCGGGCGCTCGAGCAGCGCGAAACCGCCGGCCTCGCCGAGCGACAGCCCGTCGCGCGCGGCATCGAAGGGCCGGCAACGCTCCCGCGAGACCAGCCCGAGTGCGTTGAAGCCGAACAACACGCTGCCGCACAGCGTGTCCACGCCGCCTACCAGCGCCGCATCGACCACGCCCGCCTCGATCATCCGCGCCGCCTGCGCGAAGACCTTCGCGCTCGACGAGCAGGCGGTCGCGACCGTGATGCAGGGGCCGCGCAGCCCGGTGGCGTGTTGCAGGAAATCGCCCAGCGAATGCGGGGTATGCACGATCGGCCGGGCCAGATCGTCTGGAAACCGACGCGTACCGTCGTCGCCGGTCACCGCGCGCGCATAGGCCTCCTCGCTGGCGCCGATGCTGGCGGTCGAGGTGCCGACCACCAGCGCGACCCGGTCGGCGCCGTGGCGTGCCACCAAGGCCTCGAGCGCGTCGGGCAGGCCGTCCTGCTGCAGTGCCAGCCAGGCCAGTCGGTTGTTGCGGCATTCCCAGCGCGCCAGGGCCGCCGGCAGCGCGGCCTCCTCCAGCCCGTCGACGCGGCCGATCCAGGTGGGCAGCGGAGTCGCACCGAAATCATTGCGGCGCAGACCGCCCCTGCGTTCGCGCAGGGCCTCGCGCTGCGCCGCTGTGCCGCGGCCCAGTGCGGTGGTGGCGGTGTAGGCGCGGATGGCGACAGGCGGCATCGGCGGCAACGATTGCGATGGGGGCACGCGGGGGGTCCGTCTCGGGAAGCGGCCGAGTATAGCCACCGGGCGTGAGGCTAGAATTCAGGGCGCACCCCAGTACCGTCGCCGCGCAAATCCGTTCCCATGTCCCGTCCCCGCCTGCTGCATCAATTGCGCCTGCTCGTCGATCGCGACGCGCTACACGCCCTCGTGGTGGCGGGCAGTGCCTGCGTGCTCAGCCTCGGCCTGGTCTACGTGGGCTACGTGGTGCACGTGTGGCGGGTCGCGCGCAATGCCCCCTGCGCGCCGGCGCGCGGGGACTGCGTGTTGCTGTTCGGCAAGCATGCGCCCGGTGGCCGGCTCGATGCGGATTTTCAAGCGCGGTTGGCCCGGGCCGCGACGCTGTGGGATGCGCGCGCGCCGCGCAGCTTGCTGCTGCTCGGCGGTGGGCCCCAGGGCGCCCCGACCGAGGCGGCGCTGGCCCGCGAGGCACTGCTGGCGCGCGGGATCGCCGCCGATGCGCCGCTGCTGCTGGAGGACCGCTCGCGCGACACCCTGCAGAATCTGCGCAACGCGCGTGCGCTGTTGGCGCAATCGACCGGGACGCCCGTGGGCCAGGTCACCCTGCTCAGCAGCCGCTACCACCTCGCGCGCTGCGCACGGCTCGCCGGCCACCTGGGCCTGGACTGGGAACTGTGCGCCGCCGAGCCCGCGCTGTCCTGGCGTCCGACGACCTGGTGGCGGATCGCAGGCGAGGCCGCGTATCTGTGCTGGACCGATGCGGGGATGCGCTGGGCCCGGCTGATCGGCCACCGCCGGATGCTCGCGCGGCTGGGGTAGGGCAGCGGCTCACCAGACCACGCTCGCGGGTGCGCTTTGCGCCCGCGAGCGGCCGACGCTAGCGCGCTGTCCGTCCCCGCTGCGCGGGCACGAACCGGGTCTCCACGGCCTCCGCCAACTGGTCGGGCGGCAGCAGGCCCTGGTCGAGCAGGAAGTTGTTGAAGGCCAGGCGATCGAAGCGCTCGCCCAGTGCCAGCTCGGTGCGCATGCGCAGTTCCAGGATGCGGGTGTAGCCGTAGAAGTAGCTCGTCGCCTGGCCGGGCGCGTTGACCGTGTAGCGGTCGAGTTCCTGACGCGCCATCGCCGGCGACAGCATCACCTCGTCGGTGAGCACGCGGCCGGCGCGCTCGCGGTCGATCAGGCCCAGGTTGAGCATCGGATCGAGCATCGCGCGGGCGGCGCGCAGCAGACGGAACTGCAGCGCGATCAGCTGGCCGTCGAGCGGCTCGTAGGGCACCAGTTCTGCCTCGGCATACAGCGCCCAGCCCTCGACGTTGACCGAATTGAAGGCGAACATCGAGCGCGCCAGCGACACCCCGCGCTCGACCATCGCAGTGAACTGCAGCTCGTGCCCCGGGCGGCCTTCGTGCGCGGACAGCGTCCAGCGCACCGCATCGAAATTGAAATCATCATAGGCCGCGTGCTCGCCGTCGCCACCCGGATTGCCGAGCGGCAGCACGAACGTGCCCTGCTGGCCGGTATTGCCGACCAACGGCGCCGGACGGAAGTGCGGGGCGGGTTGCGCGGCCGATTCCGCGGGCGAGCCCAGGCGCATCTGCATCGCGCGCTGCGGCACGTCGACAATGCGCTCGCGCGCGATGATCGGATCGATCGCATCGATCACGTCCCGATAGCTCGCCTCCAGACGGTCGTCGGGAATCGCATCGCGCTTGAGCGCGGCGATCACCTCGCGATAGTCGGTGGCGGCGATGCCCTTGTCCTGGGCGACCAGCGGCGCGAGCTGCTGCATCTGCGCGCGGATCTCCATGAAGGCCAGTTGCGCGCGTTGCATCAGCAACTGCGGGTCGATATCGGTGCCGTACTGCTTGAGCCCGAAGGCGTAGAGCTCGGGCGGCAGGCGGGTGTCCTCACGCGCCTTGGGCAGCACGACGGTGCGCGTCCACTGCGCGTAGTCAGCGATCTCCTTGGCGATCGCGTCCAGTGCTGCGTCCGCGCCCTCGACTTTGTACTCGGCGAACAGGTCGCGGATGCCGGCGGCATAGGTGTCGGCGCTTTCGAGCGCGCGCTCGACTTCGCGACGCGTGGGCTGCAGCAGCCTCGTGTCCGACAGACGTTCCTCGTAGCGCTCGCGCGCCAGCCGCGTGATCGGCACGCTGCCGGGCGCAAGGCCCGCGTAGCGCTGCAGGCGCGCGAGTGCATGGCTGCGCCGCTCGGGTGGCGTCTGCGTCGACAGCAAGGCATTGATGCCGTTGAACACCAGTTGTGGCGCGTCGGTCCACGGCAGCAGGAACCGCTCCTTGAGCAGGCTGCCCTCGATGCTGTCGTCGATGCTCTTGAGCAGGATCTGCAGATCCTGGCGCACGTTGGCGTCGCGCTCGAGCTCGAGCTGGGTCTGCAGCTGCGCGCGCGCACCGGTGATCGCCTCGCGGTAGCGGCGGGCGTGATCGGGACCGAGGTCGGCGACCTGGTCGTCGTAGCCGGGCACGCCGAAGAAGCCGACCGATTCGGGCTGGAACGGCGCCTGGGCGTCGATCAGGATCTGCGCGAGGTCATTGCTGCGGGCGACCCAGGCCGGCCCAGCCGGTTGCGCTGTGGACGCTGTCGCGGCGGCAGTGTCGGCATGGCCACCGGCCGCGAACGGCGTGGCGAGGGTCAGGGCGATGGCGAGGACGAGCGGCTTCATGGACAGATCCGGCGGCGGCGATCGGGTCACCGTAGACGCCGCGCCCCGCGCCGGCAATGCCTGAAAGGTCAGGGCGCGATCGCGGGCTCGCCCACGCCGGTCCTCTCGTCAACCAGGGTCACCATGCCGTCGTCCGTCGCCTTGATGAAGAACAGCGAGCCGTAGCGCCATTGACCGCGTTTGCGCTTGGCCTCGACGTACAGCGTGCCCTCGCCCTTGGGCCCAGTCAGGGTCACGATGAGCCCGGCCTCGCCGGTACCGCCGCCGAGGGTCGAGGTGTTGATACTGCCTGCCGGCAGGAAGCCCTCGGTCATCGGTTCGCCGATCAACGCGACGATCTCCCGGTCCGCACGGGCGCGCGCGACCGCATCCTGGTAGACATCCGAACCGACCAGGGTGCTGCGCACGCCGAACAACAGGATCGCGATCGCGAGCGCGGCCAGCGCGATCGCGGTCACGATGGCCACGGGCAAGGCCCACTTCCAGTGCCGCTGCCACCAGCCGCGCGAGGGCGTCGGCATGGCGTGTGGCGGGGCGGGACTGGGGGGCAACGGCGGGGGCATGGCGGACATGTGGTGGCTCGCGGTGCGGTCAGGGCGCGAGGCAGCGCTGCAGGAAGGCCTCGGTGGTGCGATAGCGATGCAATGCGTCGCGGCCGCGCAGGCCGTGCTTGGCGCCGGGGTAGGTCATCAGTTCGAACGGCGTGCCGGCCGACTGCAGCTGGCTCATCAGCTGCGTGGCGTTGGTGAACAGCACGTTGTCGTCGGCCATGCCATGGATCAGCAGCAGCGCATTGGGCCGGATGTTATCGGCATGCGTGAACACGCTGGCTTCGCGATAGCCGTCGACGTTGGTCTTGGGCAGCCCCATGTAGCGCTCGGTGTAGTGCGTGTCGTAGAGCGCCCAGTCCGCGACCGGTGCGCCGGCGACGCCGCAGGCATAGGCCTCAGGCGCCTTGCTCAGCAGCATCAGCGTCATGTAGCCGCCGTTGGACCAGCCGTTCACCGCGATGCGGTCGCCGTCGACCCAGGGCTGCGCCTTCAGCCAATCCACGCCGCGGACCTGGTCCTCGACCTCGACCGTGCCCTGACGCCGGTAGAGCGCGCCGACAAAGTCGCGGCCGCGCCGCGGCGTGCCGCGATTGTCGAGCGAGAACACCACGTAGCCGCGCTGCGCCAGGTACTGGTGGAAGCTCGCGTCGGCGCGCCCGGGCCAGGTGTCGAGCACGGTCTGCGAAGCCGGGCCGCCGTAGACATACACCACGACCGGATAGCGCTTGTTCGCGTCGAAGTCCGCGGGCCGGATCAGCGAGTAATGCAGCGGCGTGCGCCCGTTGGCCGCGGTCAGCGTGCCGAACTCGGTGGGCAGGTGCGCGGCCCGATAGGGCGCATAGGGGTGGTCGGCCGCGGCGAGGTCGTTGTCGACCAAGGTCGCGACCTTCGTACCGTCGGCGCGGTGCAGCGCGATCTGCGGTGGCGTCGTGGTGTTCGACCAGCTGTCGACGTAGACCGAGGCGTTGCGCGCGAAGCTGGCGGTGTGCATGCCGGGCGCCGTCGACAGCGCGGTATAGGCCTGCCGTCCATCGAGGCCGACGCTGTAGAGCCGCGACTCGGTCGGCCGGGCGACGGCCTGGCCGTCCTCCAGTGCCATGCCCGCGCGGAAGTACACGCGCCCGGCGGCCTCGTCGACGGCCAGCAGCGCATCGACCGGCCAGTCGCCGCCCGTGAGCTGCGTCGCCCGGCGGCCGTCCTCACTCATCACGTACAAGTGCTGGAAGCCGTCGCGCTCCGAGGACCACACGAAGCGGCCGTCGGCAAGGAATCGCAGGTCATCGTGCAGCGGCACCCAGGTGCGGCTGCGCTCGACGAGCAGCGTGCGCTGGCGGCCGGTGGCGAGTGTGGCCTCGATCAGTTCCAGCGTCTGCTGGTCGCGCGACTGACGCTGGAACGTCAGTCGCTGCGCATCGCGCCACTGCACGCGTGCGAGATAAATGTCCGGATCGGACCCGAGGTCGATGGCGGTCGCGGCGCCGCCCTGCGGCGCGACCACGTGCAGCGAGATGCGCACATTGTCGTCGCCGGCCGCCGGATAGCGCTGCTCGACGACATCGGTGCGATCGGGATAGACCTCGTAGCGCTTCTGCACCGGCACCGGCGACTCGTCGATGCGCGCATACGCGATCGCGCTGTCGTCGGGCGCCCACCAGTAGCCGGTGTGCCGGTCCATTTCCTCATCGGCAACGAACTCGGCCACACCGTTGCCGATCGTCGCGCTGCCGTCGGTCGTGAGCCGGCGCTCGGCGCCGCTGGCCAGATCCACGACCCAGAGATCGCGCGACCGGACGAAGCTCACGAAGCCGCCGCGCGGCGAGACCTTCGGGTCGGTGGCGAATCCGCCGCCGTTCGTGAGCTTGCGGACCGCATCGCGCCCGGTCTTGGACAGATCGTAGAGATACAGTTCGCCGCCGAGCGGGAACAGCAGCGTGCGCGCATCCGGCGCCCACTGGTAATCGACAATGCCCGACTGCCCGGCGATGCGTTGACGCTCGCGCCGGGCCTTCTCCTCGTCGCTGAGCGTCTCCTCACCCGGCAGCACGACCTTCGAGTCGACCAGCATGCGGGTCTGCCCGCTGGCGATGTCGTACTCCCACAGATCGAGTTGGTTGCGGTTCTCATCCTTACCGCGCAGGAACGTCACCCGCGACCCATCCGGCGCGACCTGCGGCTTGAGCAACGTCGGCCCCGACAGCGGCGCATCGCCGGTGATCGCCTCGAGCGTGAGGCGACCGTTCGCAGGTGGTGTCGTGGCGAGCGTGTCGGAGGCGGTCGTGGCGAGCATCAGAGCGGCGGCAGCAAGGACGGAGCGCATGGCGAATCCAGTGGAGCGGGGAAGGGAGTGTAACGAGCGGTGCTGCGCAGACAGGCGGCGCGTCACATGTGGACTTTTCAGTTCCCATTCACTGATGTGAAGTGATATCTTCACATGTTCATTGGATCGCACTTTAGTGCGACTCCGATCAGACACAAGCGCGTATCTGTGCGCAGACAATCAGGGGAAAGGAATGGTACGTACCAAGGGATCGCAAGGACTGCTGCGGGCGTCCGTCATGCTTGCGTTATGTCTGGCTGCCGCAGGCGTTGTCGCCGAAGAGTCGACAAAGGAAGAAATAGAGACCCTTGAGACCGTAACTGCTACGGCTCCACGAATGTCGGATGATCACGGTGTTGTGGTTGTCGCGCCGAGCTTTCCTGCGATGGACTTTGGACAGGGCCTGTGGACTGGGATGTGGAGCGGTTCCACTGTGCCGATCGCCGGTGGAATCATTGGCGACATCATGATTCCAGACAAGAACGAGGGTAACGAAACACCGGGCGATTGCGACGAGTCGACTGACAAGCCGGTGGTTATTATCTCCGGAAACAAAGTGCTGGAAGAGACTGATTTCACCGGCACAGGGGATATGCCTCTAACACTGACTCGGTACTACTCTCATACGCGCCAAGCGCCTGGCCAATTCAATCCGAAGTGGACGTCGTCCTTCAACTACAGGCTGCTGCGGGAATTCGAGGCTTTGCCGCCGGAGTGCTCTGATCCCAATGTGCCAATCGATTTTGGTGGGCCCGATTGCTCGGGAGGTGATGGAATCCCCACGGTGATCCGCGCAGAGCGGCCTGATAGCTCAGTCATTGTCTATCATCGCTCGCCAGGCACTACGACTTGGGTTCCCGAGAAAGCACAAGGCGTGTCCTTGATCACGCTGACGGGCAATCGCTATGAACTCTCGCGCGAGGACGGCGGCACCGAAATCTACGATGCGACCCCGGGGCAGGAGGGGCGGATTCTGTCAGTCGC
This genomic window contains:
- a CDS encoding dolichyl-phosphate mannose synthase: MTALPLHRGNVAVVVPALNEALRIAEVVSGALAHCDHVIVVDDGSEDATPDIVAALPVTLLRHASRMGKGAALRAGFAEARRRGFAAVVTMDGDGQHRASDIPRLIEAANHHPNCIVNGARLRKRSTQPWYRRLGNDFGDWGIAWGCGYRLVDSQSGQRLYPANVLALQDVPGEGFVFEAQILISAARQLGCGVVSVPVETRYHSVDSDEQFRKSHFRLFHDLYQITSHVVGQVLAHGHLIDVYRRKRRHPPVIFDPGALTPDTGSAPAPGSPQAG
- a CDS encoding peptidase S9; the protein is MRSVLAAAALMLATTASDTLATTPPANGRLTLEAITGDAPLSGPTLLKPQVAPDGSRVTFLRGKDENRNQLDLWEYDIASGQTRMLVDSKVVLPGEETLSDEEKARRERQRIAGQSGIVDYQWAPDARTLLFPLGGELYLYDLSKTGRDAVRKLTNGGGFATDPKVSPRGGFVSFVRSRDLWVVDLASGAERRLTTDGSATIGNGVAEFVADEEMDRHTGYWWAPDDSAIAYARIDESPVPVQKRYEVYPDRTDVVEQRYPAAGDDNVRISLHVVAPQGGAATAIDLGSDPDIYLARVQWRDAQRLTFQRQSRDQQTLELIEATLATGRQRTLLVERSRTWVPLHDDLRFLADGRFVWSSERDGFQHLYVMSEDGRRATQLTGGDWPVDALLAVDEAAGRVYFRAGMALEDGQAVARPTESRLYSVGLDGRQAYTALSTAPGMHTASFARNASVYVDSWSNTTTPPQIALHRADGTKVATLVDNDLAAADHPYAPYRAAHLPTEFGTLTAANGRTPLHYSLIRPADFDANKRYPVVVYVYGGPASQTVLDTWPGRADASFHQYLAQRGYVVFSLDNRGTPRRGRDFVGALYRRQGTVEVEDQVRGVDWLKAQPWVDGDRIAVNGWSNGGYMTLMLLSKAPEAYACGVAGAPVADWALYDTHYTERYMGLPKTNVDGYREASVFTHADNIRPNALLLIHGMADDNVLFTNATQLMSQLQSAGTPFELMTYPGAKHGLRGRDALHRYRTTEAFLQRCLAP
- a CDS encoding beta-ketoacyl-[acyl-carrier-protein] synthase II, whose product is MPPVAIRAYTATTALGRGTAAQREALRERRGGLRRNDFGATPLPTWIGRVDGLEEAALPAALARWECRNNRLAWLALQQDGLPDALEALVARHGADRVALVVGTSTASIGASEEAYARAVTGDDGTRRFPDDLARPIVHTPHSLGDFLQHATGLRGPCITVATACSSSAKVFAQAARMIEAGVVDAALVGGVDTLCGSVLFGFNALGLVSRERCRPFDAARDGLSLGEAGGFALLERPARGDDGLQLRGYGESSDAHHMSTPHPEGLGAILAMQGALARGGIDASQVDYLNLHGTSTPANDAVEARAVDTLFPATLHASSTKSWTGHTLGAAGIVESVFALTALEHGLLPGILESQVRDPACGPQIRFDNAQRTIDYAMNNSFGFGGNNCALLFGKAAA